In the genome of Desulfovibrio desulfuricans, one region contains:
- the ilvA gene encoding threonine ammonia-lyase, biosynthetic, with product MDKHSEYLNRILLSRVYDVAVETPLDEAVSLSRRTGNNILLKREDLQPVFSFKIRGAYNKMAHLSKEELRRGVITASAGNHAQGVALGARRLGCEATIVMPVTTPAIKVDAVKRLGGQVVLSGESFSDAWQHTIDLIQETGCVYIPPFDDPDVIAGQGTIAMEILRQHPGDIHAVFVPIGGGGMAAGIAAYIKNLRPEIRVIGVEPVDSDAMRRSVMAGHRVEMHDVGLFADGVAVKLVGEETFALCRDLLDDIITVETDAICGAIKDIFEDTRVVAEPAGALSLAGLRAYAKAGGLQDATLVAVVSGANMNFDRLSHVVDRAEIGAQREALLAVTIPEAVGSFRQLCASFGSRNITELCTRFSDPVKARVLVGIKINGRADVAQVLGELRNKGFEAIDLTDNELAKVHVRHLVGGNAPQVSHERLLRFTFPERPGALLDFMDAMRVDFSITLFQYRYHGADFGRVLVGFEAPEEKKDAFEDFLKRVEAMGYPHVEESNNDAYKMFLGWHE from the coding sequence ATGGACAAGCACAGCGAATATCTGAATCGTATCCTCTTGAGCCGCGTGTACGACGTGGCGGTAGAAACCCCCCTGGACGAAGCGGTCAGTCTTTCGCGCCGCACGGGCAACAACATCCTGCTCAAGCGCGAAGATCTGCAGCCTGTTTTTTCTTTTAAAATTCGCGGTGCTTACAACAAGATGGCGCACCTGTCCAAGGAAGAACTGCGCCGTGGCGTCATTACCGCCTCGGCCGGCAACCACGCTCAGGGCGTAGCCCTTGGCGCGCGCAGGCTGGGGTGCGAGGCCACCATCGTCATGCCCGTGACCACGCCCGCCATCAAGGTGGATGCGGTGAAGCGCCTCGGCGGTCAGGTGGTGCTTTCGGGCGAATCTTTTAGCGACGCCTGGCAGCACACCATTGATCTTATTCAGGAAACAGGCTGCGTGTACATCCCCCCCTTTGACGACCCCGATGTCATCGCCGGGCAGGGAACCATAGCCATGGAAATTTTGCGCCAGCATCCCGGCGACATCCATGCCGTATTTGTGCCCATTGGCGGCGGCGGCATGGCAGCGGGCATTGCCGCGTATATCAAAAACCTGCGGCCAGAGATACGTGTAATCGGCGTGGAGCCGGTGGATTCCGACGCCATGCGGCGGTCGGTCATGGCTGGCCACCGGGTGGAAATGCACGACGTGGGCCTGTTTGCCGACGGCGTGGCCGTCAAGCTGGTGGGAGAGGAAACTTTTGCCCTGTGCCGCGACCTGCTCGACGACATCATCACCGTTGAGACCGACGCCATCTGCGGAGCCATCAAGGATATTTTTGAAGACACCCGCGTGGTGGCCGAGCCTGCCGGTGCGCTTTCGCTGGCGGGGCTCAGGGCCTACGCCAAGGCTGGCGGTCTGCAGGACGCCACGCTTGTGGCCGTGGTCAGCGGCGCAAACATGAATTTTGACCGCCTGAGCCACGTGGTGGACCGTGCAGAAATCGGCGCGCAGCGCGAGGCTCTGCTGGCTGTGACCATTCCCGAAGCAGTGGGCAGTTTCCGGCAGCTGTGCGCCTCGTTTGGCAGCCGCAACATCACCGAGCTGTGCACGCGTTTTTCCGACCCGGTCAAGGCCAGGGTTCTGGTGGGCATCAAGATCAATGGCCGCGCCGATGTGGCGCAGGTGCTCGGCGAGCTGCGCAACAAGGGTTTTGAAGCCATTGACCTTACGGACAACGAGCTGGCCAAGGTACATGTGCGGCATCTGGTGGGCGGCAACGCGCCTCAGGTTTCGCACGAGCGGCTGCTGCGTTTTACCTTTCCCGAGCGGCCTGGCGCCCTGCTGGACTTTATGGATGCCATGCGGGTGGATTTCAGCATCACGCTGTTCCAGTACCGTTACCATGGTGCGGATTTTGGCCGCGTGCTGGTGGGGTTTGAAGCGCCGGAGGAAAAAAAGGACGCTTTTGAGGACTTTCTCAAGCGCGTCGAGGCCATGGGCTACCCGCATGTGGAAGAATCCAACAACGACGCCTACAAGATGTTTCTTGGCTGGCACGAATAG
- a CDS encoding ISL3 family transposase produces MPTRATFIFRPKKRREGPVERLLIGLRDFAIEKVVSRTPPVFEVRWTGKNACPHCACDNLRVKDSFWRTIRNISIHGRASRLLVRCHKYRCESCGRYFNTRLAGIKVWSRTTELLKHNIFQAYNKGVTCKEIADEHRIGVASVERYYHQMMQHKSSHWANRTCPRILGIDEHRFTRRQGFATTFCDLARRRVFDVVKGRSAADMRDFLQSLQGRHKVKVVCIDMNSAYRRLVREWFPNARIVADRFHVIRLVNQHFSELCKAIDEKPLAHGRGGMMRLLLTRRDRLTDSQKERLRTYFADRPDIESLYEFLHDTADLLRVRAQSVDSCRKYVAELLKKIDQLRKTSFAPLRTLGKTLHNWREEVARMFRFTRNNGITEGFHREMKLIQRRAYGFRNFENYRLRVRVLCC; encoded by the coding sequence ATGCCCACCAGGGCAACCTTTATTTTCCGACCAAAGAAAAGAAGAGAAGGCCCTGTGGAAAGATTGTTAATTGGCTTGCGGGATTTTGCAATCGAAAAAGTGGTGAGTCGTACGCCCCCGGTTTTTGAGGTCAGATGGACTGGCAAGAACGCTTGTCCTCATTGCGCGTGCGATAATTTACGCGTCAAGGACTCATTTTGGCGGACGATCCGTAATATTTCCATTCATGGAAGGGCGTCACGTCTGTTAGTTCGCTGCCATAAATACCGATGCGAGAGCTGCGGCAGATATTTTAATACCAGACTTGCAGGAATAAAGGTGTGGAGCAGGACAACAGAGCTGCTTAAGCACAACATATTTCAGGCTTACAACAAAGGTGTTACCTGTAAGGAAATCGCCGATGAGCACCGGATTGGCGTTGCCAGCGTGGAGCGGTACTACCACCAGATGATGCAGCACAAGAGCAGCCACTGGGCAAACCGTACATGCCCGCGCATTCTGGGCATTGATGAGCATAGATTTACGCGCAGGCAGGGCTTTGCAACCACATTTTGCGACTTGGCCCGCCGCAGGGTATTTGATGTGGTTAAAGGGCGCAGTGCCGCCGATATGCGTGATTTTTTGCAATCACTGCAAGGCCGCCACAAAGTAAAAGTGGTCTGTATTGATATGAATTCTGCGTATCGGCGTCTGGTGCGGGAATGGTTTCCCAATGCGCGCATTGTTGCGGACAGGTTTCATGTTATCAGGCTGGTGAATCAACACTTTTCAGAGCTGTGTAAAGCAATTGATGAAAAACCACTTGCCCATGGGCGCGGCGGTATGATGCGTCTTTTGCTGACTCGCCGTGATCGGTTAACAGACTCACAGAAAGAGCGATTACGAACATACTTTGCTGACAGGCCGGACATTGAATCACTGTACGAATTTTTGCATGACACAGCCGATTTATTGCGTGTGCGAGCGCAAAGTGTCGATTCGTGCCGCAAGTATGTTGCTGAATTATTGAAAAAAATTGATCAACTTCGAAAAACTAGCTTCGCGCCGTTGCGTACCCTGGGCAAGACGTTGCATAATTGGCGGGAAGAAGTGGCCCGAATGTTCCGCTTTACCCGGAATAACGGCATCACAGAAGGTTTTCACCGAGAAATGAAGTTGATTCAGCGGCGTGCGTATGGCTTTCGTAACTTCGAAAACTACCGCCTGCGTGTGCGTGTTTTGTGCTGCTGA
- a CDS encoding protoporphyrinogen oxidase, with translation MRRLTLLTLFILCLAVTAQAEPRSFTLFSADLPQGWDGEENMGFKSGNPDECMLILGLSNEKHDGYDALISIFVLPNEQKDDSAALANKLAPLQANASTPRPQGPFWTFNGEPRSQTFPAPGVTKVNTTSDKVFIAIVQDPQQRGAEAVFASLKGLTPEASKLLSQ, from the coding sequence ATGCGGCGTTTGACGTTACTAACCCTCTTTATTCTTTGCCTGGCCGTTACAGCTCAGGCCGAGCCGCGCTCATTTACGCTTTTCAGCGCTGACCTGCCCCAAGGCTGGGACGGCGAGGAAAATATGGGCTTCAAATCCGGCAACCCTGACGAATGCATGCTGATACTCGGGCTTTCAAACGAAAAGCACGACGGCTACGACGCCCTCATCAGCATCTTTGTGCTGCCCAACGAGCAAAAGGACGACAGCGCCGCTCTGGCCAACAAGCTGGCTCCGCTGCAGGCAAACGCCTCCACTCCGCGCCCGCAGGGGCCCTTCTGGACGTTTAACGGCGAGCCGCGCAGCCAGACCTTTCCCGCACCTGGCGTGACCAAGGTCAACACCACGTCCGACAAGGTTTTTATCGCCATTGTGCAGGATCCCCAGCAGCGCGGCGCCGAAGCTGTTTTTGCCAGCCTCAAGGGCCTGACGCCCGAAGCGAGCAAACTGCTGAGCCAGTAA
- the rpsT gene encoding 30S ribosomal protein S20, whose product MANHKSALKRHKQSLQRAGRNRAARTRVKNAIKQVRAAIQSNEQSQASEALSSAASVLAKAAGKGAMHWKKAARKISRLAHAVNGISAQ is encoded by the coding sequence GTGGCCAACCATAAGTCAGCCCTCAAGCGTCACAAGCAGAGCTTGCAGCGGGCAGGCCGCAATCGCGCCGCCCGTACCCGTGTGAAGAATGCCATCAAGCAGGTTCGCGCCGCCATTCAGAGCAACGAACAGAGTCAGGCCAGCGAAGCTCTTTCCAGCGCCGCCTCTGTACTCGCCAAGGCCGCCGGCAAGGGCGCCATGCACTGGAAGAAGGCCGCGCGTAAAATCTCGCGTCTGGCTCATGCCGTCAACGGCATCAGCGCCCAGTAG
- a CDS encoding manganese efflux pump MntP produces MSFYAVLLLAVALSMDAFAVALASGCALRAPKARHYFRLSAAFGFFQFAMPVVGWYLGVTVRSYMETWDHWVAFALLGWIGGKMVHSGFSALRARECCARPSVDPTAGRNLLVLSVATSIDALAVGLSFAILGTPVWTPSLVIGVVCAVITAAGVYLGKALANLCAVNGWAELLGGLTLLAIACNTLREHNVFG; encoded by the coding sequence ATGTCGTTTTATGCTGTTTTGCTGCTGGCCGTGGCCCTTTCCATGGATGCCTTTGCCGTGGCCCTGGCTTCTGGCTGTGCGTTGCGCGCCCCCAAGGCGCGTCACTATTTCAGACTCTCCGCCGCATTTGGTTTTTTTCAGTTCGCCATGCCTGTTGTCGGCTGGTATCTGGGTGTTACGGTGCGCTCGTACATGGAGACGTGGGATCACTGGGTCGCCTTTGCCCTGCTGGGCTGGATAGGCGGCAAGATGGTGCATTCCGGGTTTTCGGCCTTGCGGGCCCGTGAGTGCTGTGCGCGTCCTTCTGTGGACCCTACGGCGGGGCGCAATCTGCTGGTGCTGAGCGTCGCCACCAGCATCGACGCACTGGCTGTGGGGCTGTCGTTTGCCATTCTGGGAACCCCGGTATGGACTCCTTCTCTGGTGATCGGCGTGGTATGCGCGGTTATTACCGCCGCCGGGGTTTATCTGGGCAAGGCTCTGGCCAATCTCTGCGCGGTCAACGGCTGGGCTGAGCTTCTGGGTGGGCTGACCCTGCTGGCTATTGCCTGCAACACCCTGCGCGAGCATAATGTGTTTGGCTAA
- the nikR gene encoding nickel-responsive transcriptional regulator NikR, with protein MGNLARFGVSLDEDLLEPFDELCKRKSYPNRSEAIRDLIRKALVEERWSNDPSGAGTLTLVYDHHKNDLARRLMNIQHDDHDLIITTLHVHLDHYNCLEVLVLKGEPVRLRALANKLISCRGVKHGTFTATTTGQDLA; from the coding sequence ATGGGAAATCTGGCACGCTTTGGCGTTTCACTGGACGAAGACCTGCTGGAGCCGTTTGACGAACTGTGCAAACGCAAAAGTTACCCCAACCGCTCGGAAGCCATACGCGACCTTATCCGCAAGGCGCTGGTCGAAGAACGCTGGAGCAACGATCCCTCCGGAGCGGGCACGCTCACGCTGGTTTACGACCATCACAAAAATGATCTGGCCCGCCGCCTCATGAACATTCAGCACGACGACCACGACCTTATCATCACCACGCTGCACGTACACCTTGACCACTACAACTGCCTGGAAGTGCTGGTGCTCAAGGGCGAACCCGTGCGCTTGCGCGCGCTGGCCAACAAACTGATCTCGTGCCGGGGCGTAAAGCACGGCACATTCACCGCCACCACCACAGGACAGGATCTGGCATAA
- the gluQRS gene encoding tRNA glutamyl-Q(34) synthetase GluQRS yields MSAASIIRGRLAPSPTGFIHLGNAWAFLLAWLAARSVAGQVVLRIEDIDPQRSKPHYTAALIEDLKWLGLDWDFGPDKPASAGLQLGPFEQSQRTACYTAAITRLESAGLAYPCFCTRKELRSLAGAPHVDDAGAPYPGTCRDLSPAQQEAMLAAGRRPCLRLRCPAEPITFTDAVLGEQSHTLVDCGGDFALRRSDGVVAYQLAVAVDDALMGINQVVRGRDILISTPRQIALLKLLGYGAPAYAHVPLLRDADGQRLAKRHQSLAVRNLKQAGVDPRSITGFLGTLAGCNPDGGAASPAELLPHFSLARLPAEDIRVAGEALRTLVA; encoded by the coding sequence ATGTCCGCCGCGTCGATTATTCGCGGCAGGCTGGCTCCCAGCCCAACCGGCTTCATCCATCTTGGCAATGCCTGGGCTTTTTTGCTGGCATGGCTCGCTGCACGCAGCGTGGCCGGGCAGGTTGTGCTGCGGATAGAAGATATCGACCCGCAGCGCTCGAAGCCCCACTACACTGCAGCCCTGATTGAAGACCTCAAGTGGCTGGGGCTGGACTGGGACTTTGGCCCGGACAAACCAGCTTCAGCGGGCCTGCAACTGGGTCCCTTTGAACAAAGCCAGCGAACCGCCTGCTATACTGCGGCCATTACCCGGCTAGAGAGCGCTGGTCTGGCCTACCCCTGCTTTTGCACCCGCAAAGAGCTGCGCAGCCTGGCAGGCGCGCCGCATGTGGATGATGCGGGAGCGCCCTACCCCGGAACCTGCCGCGACCTGAGCCCAGCGCAACAAGAGGCCATGCTTGCTGCAGGACGCCGCCCCTGCCTGCGCCTGCGCTGCCCTGCCGAGCCCATCACGTTTACCGACGCCGTACTTGGAGAGCAGTCGCACACGCTTGTCGACTGCGGCGGCGACTTTGCCCTGCGCCGCTCGGACGGCGTGGTGGCCTATCAGCTGGCGGTAGCTGTTGATGATGCTCTTATGGGCATAAATCAGGTTGTTCGCGGGCGCGACATCCTCATTTCTACACCCAGGCAGATTGCTCTTCTCAAGCTCCTGGGCTATGGTGCTCCCGCTTATGCCCATGTGCCCCTGCTGCGGGATGCCGACGGACAGCGCCTTGCCAAGCGGCATCAAAGCCTGGCGGTGCGCAACCTGAAGCAAGCTGGCGTTGATCCACGCAGTATAACCGGCTTTTTGGGAACATTGGCAGGGTGCAATCCTGACGGCGGCGCTGCCAGCCCCGCAGAACTTTTGCCGCACTTTTCGCTTGCGCGCCTTCCTGCCGAGGACATACGCGTTGCGGGCGAAGCCTTGCGGACACTGGTGGCCTGA
- a CDS encoding OsmC family protein yields MATVSAKYLGDLRVECVHNQSGTKIITDAPSDNQGKGEAFSPTDLCATALGACAMTIIGLYGKTHGVDVTGTEMEISKTMSADPRRIGKIEVIFKMPDRDYSEKDKIVIERCTQSCPVHHTLHPDVEQVFTFVWKK; encoded by the coding sequence ATGGCTACCGTCAGCGCAAAATATCTTGGAGATCTGCGTGTGGAATGCGTCCACAACCAGAGCGGCACAAAAATCATCACCGACGCCCCTTCCGACAATCAGGGCAAGGGCGAGGCTTTTTCGCCCACCGATCTGTGCGCCACAGCTCTTGGGGCCTGCGCCATGACCATTATTGGCCTTTATGGCAAAACCCACGGTGTGGACGTGACCGGCACGGAAATGGAAATCAGCAAAACCATGAGCGCCGACCCGCGCCGTATCGGCAAGATCGAAGTGATCTTCAAGATGCCCGACCGCGACTATTCCGAGAAGGACAAAATCGTGATCGAACGCTGCACCCAATCCTGCCCGGTGCACCACACCCTGCACCCCGATGTGGAGCAGGTGTTTACGTTCGTCTGGAAAAAATAG
- a CDS encoding class I SAM-dependent methyltransferase, with protein MTEPTYEFSPSETHGLTEYTPHISVRAAGRLWRLTRAADLEQLWDAMTAEPDDFEDERLPYWTELWPSSIALAGWLAQQQSAIAGRPCLDMGCGLGLTAMVGQWLGANMTAMDYEEDALRFAARNAALNGVPQPLWTVMDWRRPAVRARSMQRIWGGDIMYEKRFVAPVLRFLDHALAPDGAAWVAEPGRTVYDAFLHALQSGGWQGRRVYRETVEPLYAQPVPVTVHVWEICRRA; from the coding sequence ATGACCGAACCGACTTACGAGTTTTCCCCGTCTGAAACGCACGGCCTGACCGAATATACGCCGCACATATCAGTGCGCGCTGCCGGGCGGCTGTGGCGGCTGACCAGAGCAGCCGACCTTGAGCAGCTATGGGACGCCATGACAGCCGAGCCCGACGATTTTGAAGACGAACGCCTGCCCTACTGGACGGAGCTGTGGCCCTCAAGCATAGCGCTGGCTGGCTGGCTGGCGCAGCAACAGAGCGCCATTGCCGGGCGGCCCTGTCTTGATATGGGCTGCGGCCTGGGGCTTACCGCCATGGTGGGCCAGTGGCTCGGCGCAAACATGACGGCCATGGATTATGAGGAAGACGCATTGCGCTTTGCGGCCCGTAACGCAGCCCTCAACGGGGTGCCCCAGCCGCTCTGGACAGTCATGGACTGGCGGCGGCCTGCCGTGCGTGCGCGGAGCATGCAGCGCATCTGGGGCGGCGACATCATGTATGAAAAGCGCTTTGTGGCCCCTGTACTACGCTTTCTTGACCATGCTCTCGCCCCGGACGGCGCGGCATGGGTAGCGGAGCCGGGACGCACCGTGTACGATGCTTTTTTGCATGCGTTGCAAAGCGGCGGCTGGCAAGGCCGCCGGGTGTACCGCGAAACGGTTGAGCCGCTGTACGCCCAGCCAGTGCCGGTTACCGTACACGTCTGGGAAATCTGCCGCCGGGCCTGA
- a CDS encoding rhodanese family protein encodes MLPNITPAEAQKLLQGNKARIVDIREADEIASMRIAGAEAAPLSVISWMSLAPANADMPIIFTCNSGNRTTKNSDLLQKLAAGPAWQMEGGVSAWAKQSLPVELSKQPLPIFRQIQIGAGGLVLAGVLGSLVWPSMLWLSAFVGAGLIFAGVTGFCGLGLLLSAMPWNKK; translated from the coding sequence ATGCTTCCCAACATCACACCTGCGGAAGCGCAAAAGCTGCTGCAGGGCAACAAGGCGCGCATTGTTGACATACGTGAGGCCGACGAAATTGCGTCCATGCGCATTGCTGGCGCAGAGGCCGCCCCGCTTTCCGTTATTTCATGGATGAGCCTTGCCCCCGCAAACGCGGATATGCCCATCATCTTTACCTGCAATTCCGGCAACCGCACCACCAAGAACAGCGACCTGCTGCAAAAGCTGGCCGCAGGCCCCGCATGGCAGATGGAGGGCGGCGTCAGCGCCTGGGCCAAGCAAAGCCTGCCGGTTGAGCTATCAAAACAGCCGCTGCCCATCTTTCGGCAGATACAGATTGGCGCGGGCGGGTTGGTTCTCGCCGGGGTGCTTGGCTCCCTTGTGTGGCCCTCCATGCTCTGGCTTTCGGCCTTTGTGGGCGCAGGGTTGATATTTGCGGGCGTTACCGGCTTTTGCGGTCTGGGTCTGCTGCTTTCGGCCATGCCCTGGAACAAAAAATAG
- a CDS encoding flagellar basal body rod C-terminal domain-containing protein, which translates to MSTSSSMQLGASAMNAYSWGMAVTAHNVANVNTAGFEPQRAVYANNSHNQGVSFDAVLKDAGSAAAQNPDWTAAKAVYDVTSGLPLEASAPSGTDLSREFTTMISAQHAYEANAQVVRASDSMLGTLLDIKA; encoded by the coding sequence ATGAGTACTAGCAGCAGCATGCAGCTTGGCGCATCAGCCATGAACGCCTATTCATGGGGCATGGCTGTGACGGCGCACAATGTAGCCAACGTGAATACGGCTGGCTTTGAGCCGCAGCGCGCTGTTTACGCCAATAATTCGCACAATCAGGGCGTCAGTTTCGACGCCGTACTGAAGGACGCCGGATCAGCCGCCGCCCAAAACCCTGACTGGACTGCCGCCAAAGCGGTTTATGATGTCACTTCAGGCCTTCCTCTGGAAGCATCCGCCCCAAGCGGCACGGATCTTTCCCGAGAATTCACCACGATGATCTCTGCCCAGCACGCCTATGAGGCAAACGCGCAGGTTGTACGCGCCAGTGATTCCATGCTGGGAACACTATTGGACATCAAGGCCTGA
- the folE2 gene encoding GTP cyclohydrolase FolE2, whose translation MEDVQSHAPQVALNIDRVGVRDLKLPLLVRDRSQGTQQTVATVDLGVDLPSSFKGTHMSRFVEALEQWNDEISYQSVRRLLVNIKERLGARRAYARFGFPYFIVKKAPASASPATVAYDCRLTGELDDKGQSFVLETDVPVMTVCPCSKAISREGAHSQRAMVRMRLRMRTFSWLEDFIDIAEQSGSSAVYTLLKREDEKFVTENAFAHPTFVEDVVRNVAQRLTEHGQVEWFSVEVESMESIHNHNAFARIERDLSVR comes from the coding sequence ATGGAAGACGTACAGAGCCACGCCCCGCAGGTTGCACTGAACATTGATCGCGTGGGCGTTCGCGATCTGAAGCTGCCCCTGCTGGTGCGCGATCGCAGCCAGGGCACGCAACAGACCGTGGCTACCGTAGACCTGGGGGTAGATTTGCCGTCTTCCTTCAAGGGCACGCACATGAGCCGCTTTGTTGAAGCGCTCGAACAGTGGAATGATGAAATAAGCTATCAGTCCGTGCGGCGGCTGCTGGTCAATATCAAGGAACGGCTGGGCGCGCGCCGGGCCTATGCACGGTTTGGCTTTCCCTATTTTATCGTCAAAAAAGCCCCGGCTTCGGCCAGCCCCGCCACTGTGGCCTACGACTGCCGCCTCACCGGCGAGCTTGACGACAAGGGACAGTCGTTTGTACTTGAAACAGACGTGCCCGTCATGACCGTCTGCCCCTGTTCCAAGGCCATCAGCCGCGAGGGCGCGCACAGCCAGCGGGCCATGGTGCGCATGCGCCTGCGGATGCGCACGTTTTCGTGGCTTGAGGACTTCATCGACATCGCCGAACAATCCGGTTCGTCCGCCGTGTACACCCTGCTGAAACGCGAAGACGAAAAATTTGTTACCGAAAACGCCTTTGCCCACCCCACCTTTGTGGAAGACGTGGTGCGCAATGTGGCGCAGCGGCTGACTGAGCACGGTCAGGTTGAATGGTTCAGCGTTGAAGTCGAGAGCATGGAATCCATCCACAACCACAATGCCTTTGCCCGCATTGAGCGCGACCTCAGCGTGCGCTGA
- a CDS encoding spidroin-2: MQTIPSWLFCWQWIAAILHLGAMAASAMPVIIALTLASGRRGHAGLSAYGARALAGFAAALAVLGPLLAAGEVLALLLSLRGAEHMFDGVSPWMPAMLPYTASVGAWLAGIACLLLYLAVDKAAAGMRPPATQECWQPGQIGTRVGLALAAALCFFAAQTLPNWPFSGMPQGLNLTDVALAVLSGTLHEYFTALAPAGSLALMALVCKKRAAAKAGFTQADEQRAARWCSLWAMVGLIPRCIDRWGLIIGFSLRQGPLPQGTADQAMGLVPMTLAIACWVVLFTLRAPRKLYWLNVLGVLLLVLGASFPYLAALWR; this comes from the coding sequence ATGCAAACTATTCCCTCATGGCTTTTTTGCTGGCAATGGATTGCCGCCATTCTGCATCTGGGCGCCATGGCCGCCTCGGCCATGCCCGTCATCATCGCCCTGACACTGGCCTCGGGCAGGCGCGGGCACGCTGGCCTCAGCGCCTATGGCGCACGCGCCCTTGCGGGCTTTGCCGCCGCCCTGGCTGTTCTTGGTCCCCTGCTGGCGGCGGGCGAGGTGCTTGCCTTGCTGCTCAGCCTGCGCGGCGCGGAACATATGTTTGACGGCGTATCCCCATGGATGCCCGCCATGTTGCCCTACACCGCAAGCGTTGGCGCTTGGCTTGCGGGCATAGCCTGCCTGCTGCTCTACCTTGCCGTTGACAAAGCAGCGGCAGGCATGCGGCCTCCGGCCACGCAAGAGTGCTGGCAGCCGGGGCAGATAGGCACGCGCGTGGGTCTGGCGCTGGCGGCGGCGCTATGCTTTTTTGCCGCTCAGACTTTGCCCAACTGGCCTTTTTCGGGCATGCCGCAGGGCCTGAACCTGACGGATGTGGCCCTTGCCGTGCTTTCGGGCACGCTGCACGAATACTTTACCGCGCTTGCCCCGGCAGGCAGTCTTGCGCTGATGGCGCTTGTCTGCAAAAAACGCGCAGCCGCCAAGGCCGGGTTTACGCAAGCCGACGAGCAACGCGCCGCCCGCTGGTGCTCTCTATGGGCCATGGTGGGGCTTATCCCCCGCTGCATTGACCGCTGGGGCCTGATAATCGGGTTTTCCTTACGTCAGGGGCCGTTGCCGCAAGGCACGGCCGACCAGGCCATGGGCCTTGTACCCATGACGCTGGCCATCGCTTGCTGGGTTGTGCTGTTTACCCTGCGCGCCCCGCGCAAACTATACTGGCTCAACGTGCTCGGCGTCCTGCTGCTGGTGTTGGGCGCCAGTTTCCCTTACCTTGCGGCGCTATGGCGCTGA
- a CDS encoding C40 family peptidase gives MGKCLKLCVLALACAMAFGCSAKNNQRYDYSSQAEQRFRRSYEAAFDNNEQKGSQQLLRKARSAIGTPYVPGGMSPGGFDCSGFVCWAYKSVGVNLPRTAREQSVIGKRVNNVEDMQVGDIVAFRHPRRGYHTGIYVGDGKFIHSPHRRTTVRVNSLDDPYFKGTFLGARRIKMDGSENVVAEAESRLNDYAEEKAVRDIYRSHKPSHNAVASDDRGKSRGKDKDKDRSKDKSPSKSRDKFVEVASLDKKNGASRKIEVEKASKSSDKSSAKSAGKSEKSSDKSSVKEDKSDKKSSSGVSKSGSSKPETAKSEHKSENRKQESAKSDTHKSEGRKSEATKSDSKSGASKSSAAKSEPSKKEKSDSDKVASKSDSGKSKKTPAKNRDNNS, from the coding sequence ATGGGTAAATGTCTAAAACTGTGCGTCCTGGCTCTGGCATGCGCCATGGCCTTTGGCTGCTCAGCAAAAAACAACCAGCGTTATGACTACAGTTCGCAGGCGGAACAACGATTTCGCCGCTCATACGAGGCAGCTTTTGACAACAACGAGCAGAAGGGCAGCCAGCAGCTTTTGCGCAAGGCCAGGTCTGCAATCGGCACCCCATATGTGCCGGGGGGTATGTCTCCCGGCGGGTTTGACTGCTCTGGGTTTGTCTGCTGGGCCTACAAAAGCGTTGGCGTAAATCTGCCCCGCACGGCCCGCGAGCAATCGGTTATCGGCAAGCGCGTCAATAACGTTGAAGACATGCAGGTCGGCGATATCGTAGCTTTTCGCCACCCCCGCCGGGGCTACCACACCGGCATATATGTGGGTGACGGCAAGTTCATCCACAGCCCCCACCGCCGAACCACCGTACGCGTCAATTCTCTGGACGACCCCTATTTTAAAGGCACGTTTCTTGGTGCACGACGCATCAAGATGGACGGGTCGGAAAATGTCGTCGCCGAGGCCGAAAGCCGCCTGAACGACTACGCCGAAGAAAAAGCCGTGCGCGATATCTATCGCAGCCACAAACCTTCGCACAATGCGGTAGCCAGCGATGACCGAGGCAAAAGCCGGGGCAAGGACAAAGACAAAGATCGCTCCAAGGACAAAAGCCCCTCAAAATCGCGCGACAAATTTGTGGAAGTTGCCAGCCTGGACAAAAAGAACGGCGCAAGCCGCAAGATCGAAGTGGAAAAGGCAAGCAAATCTTCTGACAAGTCGTCCGCAAAATCGGCGGGCAAGTCTGAAAAATCGTCAGATAAGTCGTCGGTCAAGGAAGACAAGTCGGACAAAAAGAGCAGCTCCGGCGTTTCCAAGTCGGGCTCTTCCAAGCCCGAAACCGCAAAATCCGAGCACAAGAGCGAAAACCGTAAACAGGAATCCGCCAAGTCGGACACGCACAAGAGCGAAGGGCGCAAATCCGAGGCGACCAAGAGCGACAGCAAGTCTGGCGCTTCAAAATCCAGCGCAGCCAAGAGCGAACCTTCCAAGAAGGAAAAAAGCGACTCCGACAAGGTCGCCTCAAAGTCCGACAGCGGCAAAAGCAAAAAAACTCCCGCCAAAAACCGGGACAACAATTCATAG